The DNA sequence TTTTTTGAGAATCAAAAGATCATTATTTCATGATCCATCATCAGAGCCTCGCGGCAAAATCTCATACGAATTATTTGAGGAGCTAGATATGAAGGTTTTAAACTTATCAAAGGAATTGCAGACTGAAAAGGACAATGCTGAAAGCAATGACAAAGAATTGAACGAcaagattgaaaaattgactGATCTTTCCTCAAAACTCGAAACAAAGCTtgaagaaaaggaaaaagaattgaccAAAATCCATGAAGACCATAAATTGcttaatgaaaaattcttGGCCACCACCAACAGTTTATCAGCCGTGAAAGCTTCCAAGAAAGAGTTTGAAACTGCTTCacaaaaatatcaaaaagaattacaaGAGGCTTTGAAAAAGGGCAATACTTCTGAAGGCATCTTGAagcaattgaaagaaaaactcGATTCCACAGAACAGgcgaaaaagaaattagaaGATGGTATCAATAACATGACCAGAGACTTGTTCCATCTCAAGAAACTGAAGAGTGAAGCAGAAAGTCAAATCAAACAACGTGAAAGGGAGTTTAAAGTTTTGTCTAGTGAATATGAAAACGCTAAAAAGGATTATGAATTACAAATTagtaatttgaataaatcaaataatgaattcaagcagaaaataaatgaattgagcaagaaaattgaatccttaaatgaagataataaatcaaacacAAGGCAACTTGAGGAGAAGTTAAGAGACACAGAAGAAAACAATGAACACTTGATGGATAAATTGAGATCAGAATCAGTTGCATacaatgaattgaaaaaggcCAAATCCGTatctgaagaagaaacaacTAAAGCGAAAGAAGAGTTGGAGGCACTTACCACTAAGATTGATAATCTCGAAAAGGAATTGAAGGAACAAGAGTCCAAGAAAGTTGAATTGGAGGGACAGTTAAAAAATGCTACTGATTCCaccaatgaaaaaatcaagGGATTAGAAGATGAATTAGAGACTATTAAAAAGTCAAACAAGGAAATTTCCATGCAAAATTCAGAATTAATACAAAAGTTAGAGAAAACTGAAAAGGATCTTGATACAAAAGATAAAGAGATCGATAAATTGAGAGCAGAgaccaaatcaaatattgataGTCTTAATTCAGAGATATCTAACTTGCAAGCAAAATTGAAGGAGACAGAAGACTCTCATGCTAATACCAAGAATGAGCATTCTTTACTCTCTGAGAGTcttgaaaaattgagaaAAGAGTATGAGAGTACCAAAACTTCATTGACAGCTAAGCTTTCAGCAAAGATTGACGAGCATAAAAAGGTCactgatgaaattgaaaccaaaaccaaacacATCTCAGATTTGCAACAGGAACATGCCAAACAAAAGTCACAGTatgaaagtgaaaaaaatgatatCAAGTccaatttggaaaatgCCACCAGGGAATTATCTGAAAATAAGGAAAAATTATCTAGCCTTGAAATtgagaaaaataaattgcaAACCAAACTCAAGACAcaggaagaaaaaattgatgatttagaaaCTTCAGTGGCCATCTCTGaagataaatcaaaaagttTGAAACGtgatattgaagatttgaaacaagaaaagggtaaattagaaaaaacTTTGGCAGAAAATGAGAAAACGATTTCGGAGAAAAAGGAACAATTGCAAGTTGTtaataacaaatataaagaGCTTGAAGCGTCTTTGAAAAAACTTTCCGAAACAAAGGAGAAAGAGGTAAGCGACCTAAATAGCCAATTAGATGCAGCAAAGTCTGATCATGATTCCGAGCGTAAAAAATTGTCACAGTTAATTGAGGAAACAAAGTCGGAATCTGAGAAAAACACAGTTCAGTTGAAGGAACAAATTGAGAAACTCGAAGgtgaaaaaaagagaaaagttGGCGAGGTTCAATCTCAATTGGAATCTAAAACTGCAGATTTGGAAAAGATTAAAACTACACTTGACAAGGTtttgaaagagaaaagTGATAATGAAAAGGAAAACCAGGAATCAGTTGACACTTTGAAAACCGAAATTGAAAGTTTGAAGAAAGAGATTTCACTATTAGAAGAGCAGAAAAAGGATAATACCACTAAATGTAAAGAACTTGCtgataaattggaaacTCAAACATCAAAATTGGATTCAGCCACAAAGGAATTAAAAAAGACCGAGTTAGAGTTGAAACAAGTAAGAGAAGAGTTAACTAACACTTCTTTAGAGTTAACACAAATCCAAGATAGAAACCAAAGTTTGACAGAAGAACATGAAAAGACAAAAACTAATTTGGCCAAATCGTCAAAGGCTTTGGAAGTTtgtgaaaaagaaaaattggaacTTGAAGACTCATTAAAATCAGTAAAAAGCAACCTCAAGAATTTTGAAAGCAAATATACTCAAGAAaccaattcattaaaagATGAGGTAGAAgagaaacaaaaagagaTTGTTAACTTGCAAAACGAATTAAAAGACAGGATCCTGgaagttgaaaaagaaagagcTATGCTTAGTGAGAATTCTGAAACCGTCATTAAGGAATATAGTGACAAGATAAAGAGTTTAGAGAACAAGATCAATGCAATAAAGGAAACTCATTCAAAAGAGATAACTAACCATAATGAACAGAAATcttctttgaaaaaagatattGCCAAATTATCTCAAGATCATGAACTGGTACAAACTCAATTAGAGGATAAGGAGAATCAATTAAAGGAATTGAAAGCTAGCTTAGAAAAACATCATACCGAGTCAGTAACAagtattgaagaaaaaaataatcaaataaaggGACTATCAGATACAATCAAGTCATTGAAAGGTGAACTAAAGACAAGTGGTGATGCCTTACAACAATCTCAAAAGGATTGCAAAGCTTTAGAAAGTAAGAACACCAATGCTGAACAAAAGTTGGAGAAACAATTGGgagaattagaaaaattgaaatcagaTTTACAAACGgcaaatgaaaaattagcAGAAATCACACAAAGAGAAagtaaattgaaatcagaACTTGAAACGGTGAAAAATAGTGGATTGTCTACAACTTCTGAACTTGCTGCATTAACAGAGACAGTGAAATCTTTGGAAAAGGAGAACGAAGAATTAAAGTCTTTGTCAGGAAACAAAACAAAGGAGTTGGAAAATTACActaaaaattataatgaCATATCGGGAAAGCTTAAATCATTGACCGATGAGCTTAAAGAGAAGAGTAAAGAATTAGATGATTCGAAACAGAAATTGActgaattggaaaatgaTTTGTCTACCACTAAGAAGGAATTGGAAACTGAAAGGTCAAAAACCAGCAAATTTAAAGACCTCGAGGAAGGTAAGAACAAAGAAATTGTAAAATTCAGTAAAGAATTGGAGCTATTAAAAAATGACGATAATGATGCCAAAAAAGAGCTACTGGAAAAAGTCGCCAAACTTGAGTCAGAAATTAAGACTTTATCTAAGGAATTGGAAGACAAAAAGTCGATTGTCAAACAAtatgatgatttgaaagaacaaataaaagaaaaggacGAGGAGCTACAGAAAGTTACAAATGAGCAATCTGCCgccaaattgaaattagatGAGTTAAAGAAAGATTTAAGTGGTGCATTGGCATTTaaagataaatttgaaacaacTTCATCAAAGTTAACCCAATCTACTTCTGACTTGGAAGCagcaaataataaagtGAATACGTTGgttaatgaaaaagaaaaagccGAACAAGAATTAGAAAAGCTTACAAAACAATATACTGAACTTTCTAAACTGgttgatgataaaaatgCCGATTCCAATAAGATAAATTCTGACTTTGAAAAAgctaacaaaaaaataggGGAACTTGAGACACAACTTGCTGAACTTACTAAAGAACTTGAAACCAATAAACTAGAATTGAAAGATCGTGAAAAATTAACTAGTGAATTCACTAGTTTGAGTAAATCACATGAAGagttcaaaatcaaattagacaatattgaaaatgaaaaaaatgatcTTGCCAAATCACATGAAAAACTCAATATTGAACATGTCGAAACATCAAAGAAATTACAACaagttgaagaagaaaatgagAAAATTACAACAAAATATGAATCTGAGATTAAGAAATTACAGGATAAACTTAAAAATTATGTTCCTAAATCTGATTTAGATGATTTGATGTTGTTAATGTCTGATTTGgatgaaaagaataaagCTTATAAAATTAGGTTGAAGAAATTAGGTGATGATGAGGTTTCAAGTGATGAAGAATCAGAGGAAGAAtcagaagatgaagatgaagatgagtAACCTTACCTACTTGAATATAGAATAATGAATAACATGTTTAGTCAATAATGGTTTCGATTTTTTATGTAACCCTAAACCTACTTCCCACGGAATTATTTGTAGTTTTGTTACCTTAACAACCTTTCccaataaagaaatataagATTTAATGAagattcaatcaattgaaacgTAAAAACGTAAAACCATAAAATGCAAAAcgttaaaaaaaaaaaaaacagggCACTCGATGCAATGAATTTATAAAAAGacaatgaatgaatgaatgaaaaaaaaaaaaaaagaattcaaaaaatttcaaacacCGATTCCTAccaattgcaaaaaaacTATTCTCTCTTCCTTCCTTGTTTGGTACTATAATCGATGATTCTTCTTATTGATTCATACGATTCTTTTACTAATAATCTTGCacatttattaaaagaaagtaCTGGGCAAGAAGTAATAACTATTCATAATGATTCATTCACCCCTAATGAATATGAAACTTTTTATAGTCAATATCTTCcattatttcaattcataGTTATTGGTCCAGGACCAGGTCATCCAGCAATTAAATCGGATATTGGAATAATCAGCTGgttaattaaaaaatttcaacaacaagatcaaAAAGAGGGTGTTGATAATGTTGTGGTACCAATTTTAGGAATTTGTCTTGGATTTCAAAGTTTATGTTATGAATTTGGTAATGAAGTATCAAGATTACAAAAAGTTAAACATGGTCAAATATATGATATTTATCCTGTTAgtaaaaatgaattatttcCTGATGGTGAATCATTTGGAAGTGTTAGATAtcattcattatttgttgaGGAGAATATTAATGGGGAAATTATCCCACTAGCATATTGTTATGAACCATTGGGGAACGATAAGGGGAACAATggtgataataaaattttgatgGCGATGAAACATAAAAAATTCCCATTTTATGGAGTTCAATATCATCCGGAATCTATATGTTCATCTAAAGGTTCagatttgattaaaaattttagtAATATAGCCAAGCAATACAATGAGACGTATAGAAGAAATGCatttaaacaaaacaaaatatcaaattggTTAGATAATCATGCAGTTCATGaagattatttaattaaagatggtaaatttatttcaaatgatttacATAATATTCATTTCGAGAAATTACAATTGgataaagaaatattacCCATTGATGTATGTGATTATTTTTACCATCAAAagaataatgataattgcGATttcatattattaaattcagCATCAATACCTGGTGAATGGTCAATTATTGGATTACCAACTATGGGGAAAAGTGAGATTATTACTCATTCAGTAGATGATGAGaatcatatttatttatcacAATTTGGATCTAAAActattgaaaaacaaaagctAGATGATTCCCAAACAGTTTGGAATTTCATTGCTAACCGAATGCAAAATGCATATATATCACGTGAAACAATAAAACTGAGAATAGGAAATGATTATGGCGATCGTGAATTACCATTTTGGGGAGGATATATGGGTTTAGTTTCATATGAAGAAGGTCAACATGTGATAATCAACAAGGTATCCAATATTTGCAGAAGTGAAACAACCACTCCagatttaaaaatgatatttattTCCAGGTTCATAGCCTTTGATCACGTGACAAAGAATTGGTTTGTTGTGGCTATTAATGACAGTGATAATAGTAGTTGGGGGCAAGAGATCATAATTGATTTACATAAAGTTGGCAAAATCAACCTTGCTAATATTCCAGATTCTGTCAACAAGTTAGCTGCAGAAGGGGATCtggatttaattgattttgaattacCAAGTCGTGATATTTATaagaaacaatttaatcaatGTCAAGAATATCTTCATTCGGGAGATTCTTATGAATTATGTCTCACGACGCAACTGAAAATCCATTTACCCCGGTATATAAAGCCATGGGATATATATAAAGTATTGACTCTTCATAAGAATCCTTCACCATTTTCATGTTTTATGGATTTTGATGATTGCTGTTTGATATCGTCATCTCCAGAAAGATTTTTATCCTGGAAAGATGATGACACCCAAGGtactggtggtggtggtggtaacaAAATTGTTCAACTTAGACCTATCAAGGGGACAGTTAAAAACACTGATGAAGTGACACATGAAATGGCTACCAAGATACTTAAAACACCGAAAGAAATGGGGGAAAATCTTatgattgttgatttgattagacatgatttatatcaatttactgatgatgttgaagtTTCACAATTAATGGCGGTTGAAGAATACAAGACAGTTTTCCAATTGGTTAGTGTTATCCAGGGGAAACTTTATAAACAAGGATATCATGGAATTGATCTTTTACATAGATCATTACCACCAGGATCAATGACTGGTGCACCAAAGAAAAGATCAGTAGAATTATTACAAGATATCGAAGCgatgcaaaaaaattttgttggAGGTAGAAGAGGCATTTATAGTGGAGTTGTTGGATATTGGTCAATAACTGATGATTCTGATTGGTCAGTTATTATAAGATCAGTGTTCCATTATTATAATGATAAGGAAAATAATTCCACAACCAAGCTTTGGAGAATTGGAGCTGGTGGGGCAATCACGGTTTTAAGTGATGTAGATGATGAATGGGAGGAAATGATGTTAAAGTTGACTAGTGCATTACAAGCATTCAAATAGAAATATAGATTTATACAAAAATTGTCTGTAAATAggaaaagaagagaaaCTAGCTTAAGATATTTATTGTGCTTAGAAAAAAGTCAACTCAATAAACCACCTCACGTAAGAACAATCTCTATATAACTTTTATGGAGTTAAACACTTTTTATTGCTATTGTTGGATGGGTAATTGATGTTTGATTGGTCTTTTGCTTTCGGATCAACCTGacaatttttaattgttgcTTCAGTTTGCGATTGTTCCGATTGATTGCTCACGCCATTACACAAAAACTCCGAAGTCATTCTCCATTCTTCATTCTTCATTCAATCAACTTCTTATATAAAATCTTACCAATATTCCCATCCATTTCTTTCGTTATATAAACATTTCTTTTACATTCATTTCTAAGTATTATCATTcacttttcttcttttccaGATTATCATTATGACCGATTATTCTAATTCAAAACCATTATTTTTAggatttgatttatcaactcaacaattaaaaattatcatcactAATGAAAATCTTACTCCCTTAAATACTTATaatgttgaatttgattctcaattcaaatccaaatatAAAGATATCAATAAAGGGGTAATCACTGGCGATGATGGAGAAGTTATAAGCCCCGTGGCTATGTGGTTAGATGCTATTAATTATGTTTTCgatgaaatgaaaaaagataaattcCCTTTTAATAAAGTTCTGGGGATTAGTGGATCATGCCAACAACATGGATCAGTTTATTGGAGTGAAAAAGccaatgaattattaaatgatttgaaCCCTTCGCAAGAATTATCAACACAATTACAAGATGCATTTTCATGGGGGTATTCACCCAATTGGCAAGATCATTCAACAGTAAAAGAAGCAGAAGAATTCCATAAAGCCATTGGTAAAGAACATTTAGCAGAAATTACTGGATCTAGAGCTCATTTAAGGTTCACCGGATTacaaattagaaaatttgTCACGAGATCTCATAGTaaagaatataaatcaacttCAAGGATTTCTTTAGTATCATCATTTGTTACAAGTATTTTATTGGGAGAAATTGCTCAATTAGAAGAAAGTGATGCTTGTGGAATGAATCTTTATGATATTCAAAAGAGTCAATACgatgaagaattattgGCATTAGCTGCTGGTGTACACCCTGAGATTGATAATGTTTCTAAAGAAGATCCTAAATAtaagaaatcaattgatcaacttaaacaaaaattagGAGAAATTTCACCCATAACATACAAATCATCAGgtaaaatttcaaaatattttgttgatacttATGGATTCAATTCTAATTGtaaaatttattcatttacTGGAGATAATTTGgcaacaattttatcattaccTTTACAACATAAtgattgtttaatttcattaggTACTTCAACCACAGTATTGATTATTACTAGTAATTATGAACCATCATCACAATATCATCTTTTTAAGCATCCTACATTACCTGATCATTATATGGGTATGCTTTGTTATTGTAATGGATCTTTGGCTAGAGAAAAAGCTCGTGATCAAGTAAATGCAAAACATAATATATCAGATAAGAAAAGTTGGgataaatttaatgaaattttggataataataaagatttCAATGGGAAATTAGGGATTTATTTCCCCTTGGGAGAAATCATTCCCCAAGCACCAGCACAAACTATTAGAGCAGTGTTGGAAGATAATGGGGAAATAACTCCTTGTGAATTAGATAGTCATGGATTTactgttgatgatgatgcttCAGCAATTGTTGATTCTCAAACTTTGAGTTGTCGATTAAGAGCAGGTCCAATGTTAAGCAAGTCGTCATCATCCAACACTACAtcttcaaagaaaaatggtAATGAGAAAACTAACACTTCTAAGGAGTTGAAACAATTGTATGATAATTTGGTGAATAAATTTGGAGAATTATCTACTGATGGTAAAAAACAATCAtttgaatcattaataGCAAGACCCAATAGATGTTATTATGTTGGTGGTGcttctaataatactaGTATAATCAAGAAGATGGGATCAATTTTTGGTCCTATCAATGGTAATTATAAAGTAGAAATTCCAAATGCTTGTGCTTTAGGTGGTGCTTATAAAGCTAGTTGGTCATATAAATGtgaattagaaaataaaatgattaGTTATGATGAATATATTggtaaattatttgatactaatgatgaattagaaagttttaaagttgatgataaatGGGAAGAATATTTCACTGGAGTTGGTATGTTAGCCAAAATGGAAGAAACATTGTTAAAACAATAGAGGAAGGAAGTTCTTCTCCTACTTGTATTTAGAATTTAGATAGATATTTAGAAGATTGTTTAGtttaattatataaacTTAGAAGGATTATGAACATTCAAAAAAGATGTTGATGGTGAATATTTTTTAGTTGCTACCAAATTGCccttttgaaaaaaaaaaaaaaaaaattgatcatCAGAATTAATTTcccattatcaacaactatacttctaataataacaattaaaaatgcTTAGAAGTCAAAGAACCCTTCTAAAAAGATCATCATTCTATCTGAATAGAAGATTTTCTACATTATTAACTACCAAAcccattgaaaaattaactATTGAAGATTTATCTCAAccatcaatcaatcaacatGATGTAATTGGTcgattaaaattaattgaatcaatacAAAATACACCAACTTTATCAACTAATAATCGGAACcaattattagaatttttaattccaaatttttcgttttattttaaattaCCTCAACATATCATTAAACAAGAAGTTTTACATCgattaattcaattaaatcctGGTAGAGTTCATAGTACTTTGgatttatataataatcatcGTAATGAAATTCAAGATTATATGATcaatgatattttaaataaattaattcatggagagaagaagaacattactacagaagaagaaaaagggactgataatattgatttgaataatattattcaaattgttaatgattatcaacatttacaatttgatcaattattgattgaattattttataaattgattgataacaatgataatgaattgattgttgaattaataaattctgGAATATTAAATGGtgaaataatattaaaggAAATGATTTCACAGGGTAATATCAAGACAAGTTCTATTTCTACTAAATTTGCATTTATTACaatattcaatcaattatttataaataatccaaaatctattgattatcaaatttatactattgtattgaatttgttaaaTTTCGGTGATTCCCATAAACAGTTGTTAGATGTTATATCCAAATATACCACCACCAGGACAATATCAACAagtaatgaaattttacaGTTTGTTATAGATTCAAAACTTGATGAAATCCCAGAAGCAATTAACCTAAGACAAACATTATTAGAAATCTATGGTattaaacaacaagataatgataaggcattaaagaaatatttttattatgaAACTCATGTTAAGACCAATATTGAACACATTCGTTTTATTATGGTGAAAATATTCAGTTATTTAGCcataaaacaaaacaatgaAATTTGGAATCAAGTGGCACAACTGATGATTAACCCAGAATTAACCATTAAAAcattacaattattaattattggtaaaagttttttcaatattgattcaggattatcaatatataatgattatattcaaaatgTATCTTCACAAATCAATCCTGAAACTAAAAAATCATCCAAGGGATTATTAACtgaatcaataatattaggATTTTTAATCAACAATGATCGTGAATTTgcatcattaatatttgaaaaagctATAgagaatcaaataattgttgatgagtTAGAAATTagtcaaatcaaaaaattatttaaaactTATAGTGATTGctttattgataatgagGTTTGGGAAGATAATGctcaattaaaaatgataaatgtTGCTTTGGAGtatattgaaaacattGATTCCATAAAGTATTGAGAAAAGTAATGAGGTCTACCCACAGAAGAATTTATTTAGAGTAATTTGTAAATAGATAGAGAATCAATAGCCTTGGTAAATACTATTTGATAGTGTTATCGATTGGGGGAAGGGGTGTATATCTGTGCGTGTACTTTGGTATAAACACTTTCCTAATTGGGAAACTTAGCCGGCAGTATGAAGATTGATGACTGATAATCAGTCGTGCACATGGCAACAATACTGAAATGAGTAATCATCcagaatgaaaaattttttttttttcgctGTTTGCCGCGCATGTGTAGGTCCAATTTTGTGATAAATTGCCCCCCACTAAAACTGTTTCTCCGTCTGACTCATTTCTTTATGGCAGAACGCCTACCGCCTTATCattcttttgtttctaGCCACATTGTTGTCGTCCCACATTTCATACCACACCACGACGACTCAATTAATCGCCGTAACAAAGATTACTCACTCACCCAACATTGTCATTCTCCCCCACTAATATATAAACACAATTCTTTCCACGGTTCTCTCCCCtttcattttgaaaaaaaaaaaaaaaaaatcaattcctttcaatcaattcttatttttattcttgttAATTGAAACACTTTTATCAAATCATGTCTAAATCTCCAGTTATTCTTCATTTAAGAGCAGAAACTAAACCATTAGAAGCTAGAGCAGCTTTAACTCCTTCCACCACTAAACAATTACTCGATGCtggatttgaaatttatgTTGAAGAATCTTCACAATCTACTTTTGATATTAAAGAATATGAAGCTGTTGGTGCTAAAATAGTACCTGAAGGTTCATGGAAAACTGCCCctaaagaaagaattatATTTGGATTGAAAGAATTACCTGAAAATGAAACTTTCCCATTAATTCACGAACATATTCAGTTTGCTCATTGTTATAAAGATCAAGCTGGTTGGCAAGATGTTTTAAAAAGATTCCCTCAAGGTAATGGAACATTATATGATTTAGaatttttagaaaatgaTCAAGGTAGAAGAGTTGCTGCATTTGGATTTTATGCTGGATTTGCTGGTGCTGCCATTGGAGTATTAGATTGGAgttttaaacaattgggTAATATTGAAGGGGAATTACCAGGTGTGACTCCTTATCctaatgaagatgaattaattaaagatgttaaaattgaattagaaaaagCCTTAACTAAAAATGGTGGTAAATATCCTAAATGTCTTGTTATTGGTGCCTTGGGTAGATGTGGATCTGGTGccattgatttatttaaaaaaataggTATCCCTGAAGATAATATTGCTAAATGGGATATGGCAGAAACTGCTAAAGGTGGTCCATTccaagaaattgttgatctggatattttcatcaattgtaTTTACTTATCTAAACCAATACCaccatttattaataaagaaattttaaataatgataatagaAAATTGACTACTATTGTTGATGTTTCTGCTGATACTACTAATCCTCATAATCCAATCCCAGTCTATGAAATTGCTACAGTTTTTAATAAACCAACAGTGGATGTTAAACTTGATAAAGGACCTAAATTATCTGTTTGTTCAATTGATCATTTACCTTCATTATTACCTAGAGAAGCTTCAGAATTTTTCGCTAAAGATTTAATGccatcattattagaattaCCTAATAGAGATACTTCTCCAGTATGGGTTAGAGCtaaacaattatttgataaacaTGTTGCCAGACTTGATAAAGAATAAGTTACCACAAGTGTATATGTgttattttcatttcttgtTACATGCGTATGTGTATATTGATCTATTTATACGATAAGGTAC is a window from the Candida dubliniensis CD36 chromosome 4, complete sequence genome containing:
- a CDS encoding ER to Golgi vesicle transport protein, putative (Similar to S. cerevisiae USO1;~In S. cerevisiae: essential protein involved in intracellular protein transport, coiled-coil protein necessary for transport from ER to Golgi; required for assembly of the ER-to-Golgi SNARE complex), translated to MEYINNILGSSNQVQSVEEAIPTLCNRLQHATMSSDRRSAVLGLKSFSRQYRETVVEHGLRPLISTFKKDIDNPQIVKAILEALLILFIRGENDEDLTRGWISQQSRLQNGKYPSPLLMEDISLDQLSLWIADALIQDEEILRLLIENLSETNDYHAKLYTIQLLESLASSRGSRTKDCLLNIPTSMSVLCSLLQDSNEPVRNEAILLLMAVANDNFNIQKLVAFENTFETLFDIIAEEGGIRGSILVQDCLTLITNLLQFNASNQKFFLETQCVPRLASLLGEPVDETGDPDMLDENGFPDIPPPIVWTEQRIQNMIIALEICRLLVSEDTEYVAQNQDKLFQSGIHYILLKLVFSPLTENSVRSVALLTTGDAICGNPYIQFEFSKVDVPYMDPSLPTQIQPYDRPISVPLSLLNWCLYINSVHAFDIRVASAFCLNAYFKDNKDSKFAFLDDQIKSYTDPTYYTSLHKDEEQNENAINGNSVPTPFGNIFTTLMDYDADLKLNPYTAWFASLIMVNLFLDEPENKEIARNVKTGDEEAGEEVMNSIQAMSGLLVTTLEYKDQRIAMGYLMLLTIWLYEDFDAVNDFLSDQSIVKSILAFLSNNSSDQNVLVHGMATILLGVCYEFSSKDSPLPRSDLHALLVKGLGKDNYSLKVKQFRSNPVFADFEEASTLTFSQDETGLPTVYFTDVYVNLVKDNFLRIKRSLFHDPSSEPRGKISYELFEELDMKVLNLSKELQTEKDNAESNDKELNDKIEKLTDLSSKLETKLEEKEKELTKIHEDHKLLNEKFLATTNSLSAVKASKKEFETASQKYQKELQEALKKGNTSEGILKQLKEKLDSTEQAKKKLEDGINNMTRDLFHLKKSKSEAESQIKQREREFKVLSSEYENAKKDYELQISNLNKSNNEFKQKINELSKKIESLNEDNKSNTRQLEEKLRDTEENNEHLMDKLRSESVAYNELKKAKSVSEEETTKAKEELEALTTKIDNLEKELKEQESKKVELEGQLKNATDSTNEKIKGLEDELETIKKSNKEISMQNSELIQKLEKTEKDLDTKDKEIDKLRAETKSNIDSLNSEISNLQAKLKETEDSHANTKNEHSLLSESLEKLRKEYESTKTSLTAKLSAKIDEHKKVTDEIETKTKHISDLQQEHAKQKSQYESEKNDIKSNLENATRELSENKEKLSSLEIEKNKLQTKLKTQEEKIDDLETSVAISEDKSKSLKRDIEDLKQEKGKLEKTLAENEKTISEKKEQLQVVNNKYKELEASLKKLSETKEKEVSDLNSQLDAAKSDHDSERKKLSQLIEETKSESEKNTVQLKEQIEKLEGEKKRKVGEVQSQLESKTADLEKIKTTLDKVLKEKSDNEKENQESVDTLKTEIESLKKEISLLEEQKKDNTTKCKELADKLETQTSKLDSATKELKKTELELKQVREELTNTSLELTQIQDRNQSLTEEHEKTKTNLAKSSKALEVCEKEKLELEDSLKSVKSNLKNFESKYTQETNSLKDEVEEKQKEIVNLQNELKDRISEVEKERAMLSENSETVIKEYSDKIKSLENKINAIKETHSKEITNHNEQKSSLKKDIAKLSQDHESVQTQLEDKENQLKELKASLEKHHTESVTSIEEKNNQIKGLSDTIKSLKGELKTSGDALQQSQKDCKALESKNTNAEQKLEKQLGELEKLKSDLQTANEKLAEITQRESKLKSELETVKNSGLSTTSELAALTETVKSLEKENEELKSLSGNKTKELENYTKNYNDISGKLKSLTDELKEKSKELDDSKQKLTELENDLSTTKKELETERSKTSKFKDLEEGKNKEIVKFSKELELLKNDDNDAKKELSEKVAKLESEIKTLSKELEDKKSIVKQYDDLKEQIKEKDEELQKVTNEQSAAKLKLDELKKDLSGALAFKDKFETTSSKLTQSTSDLEAANNKVNTLVNEKEKAEQELEKLTKQYTELSKSVDDKNADSNKINSDFEKANKKIGELETQLAELTKELETNKLELKDREKLTSEFTSLSKSHEEFKIKLDNIENEKNDLAKSHEKLNIEHVETSKKLQQVEEENEKITTKYESEIKKLQDKLKNYVPKSDLDDLMLLMSDLDEKNKAYKIRLKKLGDDEVSSDEESEEESEDEDEDE